A window from Malassezia japonica chromosome 1, complete sequence encodes these proteins:
- a CDS encoding uncharacterized protein (EggNog:ENOG503Q193; COG:P; TransMembrane:6 (i21-42o62-80i101-123o155-180i192-215o241-263i)): MPSQFPNRWAKIRNEWRDEFAEFWGSFMIILFGAGVECQVRLHYMVNEIDEAFGSYLSCRIAWAAGVALGAWVAGGISGAHLNPAVTVALAAWRRFPRHKIASYIAAQVLGCTFGAFVVYYLYHDSIALFEDGTRHSVLGPHATAGLFFTFPSPLISLVTAYLTEIIATATLLFLVMAFGDKGNWALSQGSLPIGLFLAVLAIGSALGFNTGYALNPARDLGPRIALTFLGYGSEIWTHDYAYWFFGPGVAPIAGGVLGVFLYDAFLYTGEESLVNASAEPYIALPTDEAQAPGHPSDRA; encoded by the exons ATGCCGAGCCAATTCCCTAACCGCTGGGCGAAGATCCGCAATGAGTGGCGCGACGAGTTTGC CGAATTCTGGGGCTCATTTATGATCATTTTGttcggcgccggcgtcgagtGCCAGGTGCGGCTGCATTACATGGTGAACGAAATCGACGAGGCGTTCGGGTCCTACCTCTCGTGCCGCATCGCATGGGCGGcaggcgtcgcgctgggtGCGTGGGTCGCCGGTGGTATCTCGGGCGCTCACCTGAACCCCGCCGTAACGGTCGCGCTGGCCGCCTGGCGCCGCTTTCCCCGCCACAAGATTGCGAGCTACATTGCCGCACAGGTGCTGGGCTGCACGTTTGGTGCCTTCGTCGTCTACTACCTGTACCACGATAGCATTGCGCTGTTTGAAGACGGCACAAGGCACTCGGTGCTTGGTCCGCACGCCACAGCGGGTCTGTTCTTTACGTTCCCCAGTCCGCTGATCTCGCTCGTGACCGCATACTTGACCGAGATCATCGCCACCGCTACGCTCCTTTTCCTCGTGATGGCGTTTGGCGACAAGGGCAACTGGGCCCTGTCGCAGGGCTCGCTCCCGATCGGCTTGTTCCTTGCCGTGCTAGCGAtcggctcggcgctcggtTTCAACACGGGCTATGCGCTGAACCCGGCCCGCGACCTGGGcccgcgcatcgcgctcaCATTCCTTGGCTACGGTTCAGAGATTTGGACGCACGACTACGCGTACTGGTTCTTTGGCCCTGGCGTCGCACCGATTGCGGGCGGTGTCCTGGGCGTCTTTCTCTACGACGCTTTTTTGTACACGGGCGAGGAATCCCTCGTGAATGCTAG TGCGGAGCCGTACATTGCGCTGCCCACCGACGAGGCCCAGGCGCCCGGTCATCCGTCCGACCGCGCCTAA
- the RMT2 gene encoding type IV protein arginine methyltransferase (COG:E; BUSCO:EOG09262N47; EggNog:ENOG503NXSV), translating into MAHQDALPAARLQRNAELLHAAAANDLDTCKVLLSPSDTANEVWDGSADAWYADEELGWDALHYAADHSNAPLVKLLLQCGALWNAVDNLGHTAGDVAWSRNATPCYTLLLEEGVRQSFLTDLLERRANTTVDEDEAQQDDHARRSENAQGTSLTLVPGTQNEVQASNKAFLASPLTFEKDERGQWRCLDQDKNMVMAEWENEIMHASAHALCEGQEPGFSVLNVGFGLGIVDEAIQTYRPGRHVIIEPHPDALAFLRQLGWDKREGVEIFEGTWEEFLTPENDPEGEIAMKLGTFDAIYFDTYSQDYQDLRAFFECLPNVLSGPESRFSFFHGLAATNRFLYEVYTRVSELDLREIGLVTKWKMLFPDVTEETWNGVKRKYWSLDRYYLPIAHLQLW; encoded by the coding sequence ATGGCCCACCAAGATGCGCTGCCGGCCGCACGGCTGCAGCGGAATGCAGAGCTGCTGCATGCCGCAGCGGCGAACGATCTAGATACGTGCAAGGTGCTCCTGTCTCCGTCGGATACGGCGAACGAGGTGTGGGACGGGTCGGCAGACGCGTGGTACGCCGACGAAGAGCTCGGCTGGGACGCTCTGCATTATGCTGCTGACCACAGcaatgcgccgctcgtcaaGCTCCTGCTGCAGTGCGGTGCGCTGTGGAATGCTGTGGACAACCTGGGGCATACTGCAGGAGATGTGGCGTGGTCGCGCAACGCGACACCGTGTTacacgctgctgctcgaagAGGGCGTGCGCCAGTCGTTCTTGACGGACCtgctggagcgccgcgcgaatACCACGGTAGATGAGGACGAGGCACAGCAAGACGACCATGCCCGTCGCTCGGAAAATGCACAGGGAACTTCGCTCACCCTCGTGCCTGGCACGCAGAACGAGGTGCAGGCGAGCAACAAGGCGTTCCTTGCGAGCCCCCTTACCTTTGAGAAGGACGAGCGAGGGCAGTGGCGGTGCCTGGATCAGGACAAGAACATGGTCATGGCCGAGTGGGAGAACGAGATCATGCACGCCTCGGCACACGCGCTGTGTGAAGGCCAAGAGCCCGGCTTTTCTGTGCTGAATGTCGGGTTTGGGCTGGGAatcgtcgacgaggcgatccAGACGTACCGCCCCGGGCGCCACGTTATCATTGAGCCACAccccgacgcgctcgcgttcctgcgccagctcgGCTGGGACAAGCGCGAGGGCGTCGAGATATTTGAAGGGACCTGGGAAGAGTTTCTCACCCCCGAAAACGACCCTGAAGGCGAAATCGCAATGAAGCTCGGCACGTTTGACGCCATCTATTTTGATACCTACTCGCAGGACTACCAGGACCTGCGCGCGTTCTTTGAGTGCCTGCCGAACGTCTTGTCGGGGCCCGAGTCGCGCTTTTCGTTCTTCcacggcctcgcggcgaCGAATCGGTTTTTGTACGAGGTGTACACGCGCGTCAGCGAGCTCGATCTGCGCGAGATTGGGCTGGTGACCAAGTGGAAGATGCTCTTCCCGGACGTGACTGAAGAGACCTGGAACGGCGTCAAGCGCAAGTATTGGTCGCTCGACCGCTACTACCTTCCCATAGCGCACCTGCAGCTCTGGTAA
- the GCN2 gene encoding non-specific serine/threonine protein kinase (COG:J; EggNog:ENOG503NV1M): MAGAAPVPAHELAELRRTEREVMASILGSDFQVLQPKAWHGAAAAKVETYEIVLRPEDESQKAHVAVVLHIALTRTYPNTHPTVHVRANDARTRGVPPSSLEELGEVLQGKARSLIGAEMIWELVSVAQEFISVHNAAPAQDSSTAKLSLEERMRKRAETEQQDEERRVQEEHAQRAEAEQQRSRELATLIESETRRQKAAIREERRKLRDTPMAPPPPVPSEASASVEMEKADQEAFALASVPLPASPVRRGPLLETFPLARSFVAFPEQLADANETLWALDITPITAPYYAGAAGSRKLDDLEADLHTLQKIRAPSLAPLLGFVRAPLRTPELPQASALCIVRSGAGAWRMSQLLAQCRTLPWPSVRSHLQCLLDALHALHSAQLVHRQVALEHILLEHEQVRLSGAVYRRRLWDMHRSNSLNAMRTEETPAPDLWRSPEAISDPINYYAPRDLWDLGRCACQMLFGTHVMYTYASPEQLWDSMQGEEVREAKAFLQRLMHRSPQARGTAAELRTLLDETSASQWHSEVEPVSPARTVAARAMHQSLRPQRPPRHAPQPEPIGSFWQLRNVATPSYQPVSRYLSDFEEVEFLGKGAFGVVVKAKNKLDGRFYAVKKVRLSSSAAEEERTMREIMTLSRLDHPHIVRYVTCWIEETQVPSLSAIGPETSSEMAMTTSQQMDASAIRALNRFAPHAVGGGGSNLDDFLSTDKQDISDLDSYIEFGSVHDDSNVASEANENRSSALWASRSESNLSDSSSSSGASLVSPTPPVPMSSSQDRGTGATRVLYIQMEYVENQTLSDAIERGLSVDEAWNIFRQMLEALVHIASVGIIHRDLKPSNVLMYGNGDIKIGDFGLATTNLQTIETGMRESVSSEQSGDDKELTSGLGTFSYIAPEVLAKQGLSTRYNFKVDMFSLGVMFFEMLASQRYYKTTMERNQLIRDLRQPSIELPASWDEEQFPAQTQIIRQLLSHDPSQRPSPMAMLHSPLLPPKMQDEYVEELLRLAASPSSVHRHQLIASLFSKTTIDEIRDFTFDTGAQSDEDDVLVGVVCQYLRSVFQKRGAVPVHPPLLFPPNDALIAETNVVKLLDKTGNVVLLPFDLTRFDIADVYRENLLAGGQPRAVLAASYDIVSPDPDYASEAEMLDVLDEILDIPGLAGEPWEMELGHETIVDVLLRRFPERIRPAIVSALPLLLVRHAEQRTKQQLAQLGLTEVQLDDLDALHLRGDVQSTTEKLLTLLTPSERGALAAPIAAMQRIAQLAHQFGVRHKLLFMPLITHGLQRYQHGTIFAVVKHVNTKHREVLAVGGRYDQLLARFAFPSTSTTAVTTPRAAGVQIAVGKIVAALAKYQQLCTLLWANGISADIQYEHSAGESLEITTSMCRAEGIFFLILVRAHSPVLKIREVIPRTEHEVVREELLPFLQDRIARQRRIDLHTAGGTQARPSLPDLQARPTTLATKGSASASAPGPMRTVPASEVHVSLPPRMERSRRERQTERRLKPAARQALAEKAAAEAARLTEVLATGKVPVFAVDLSPPLLARFAGVATASDEAFRAQMADVPHEEREYVKVLRAQILHATRADEGNAGVGNASPASPSPLAGRADPMALAATPMPYGRVLLYSIREGRLLLTE, translated from the exons ATGGCAGGCGCGGCTCCGGTGCCTGCCCATGAGCTTGCAGAGCTccggcgcaccgagcgcgaggttATGGCCTCAATCCTTGGTTCCGACTTTCAGGTTCTGCAGCCCAAGGCTTGGCACGGTGCCGCAGCCGCCAAGGTCGAGACCTATGAAATTGTGCTGCGGCCAGAGGACGAGTCGCAAAAAGCGCACGTAGCAGTTGTGCTGCATATTGCGCTGACGCGCACTTATCCGAATACGCATCCTACTGTGCATGTGCGTGCAAACGATGCACGtacgcgcggcgtgccgccgagcagcctGGAGGAGCTGGGCGAGGTGCTCCAGGGAAAGGCGCGCAGCTTGATAGGCGCCGAAATGATCTGGGAGCTCGTCAGCGTTGCCCAAGAATTCATTAGCGTGCACAATGCAGCACCTGCGCAGGACTCGTCTACGGCCAAGCTTAGTCTGGAAGAGCGCATGCGAAAACGCGCCGAGACCGAGCAGCAGGACGAAGAACGACGCGTGCAAGAAGAacacgcgcagcgcgcagaAGCTGAGCAACAGCGCTCGCGTGAGCTTGCAACGCTCATCGAGAGCGAGACTCGACGTCAAAAAGCGGCGATCCGCgaagagcggcgcaagctgcgcgacacgccgatggcgccgccgccgccggtccCGTCCGAGgcaagcgcgagcgtcgagaTGGAAAAGGCCGACCAGGAGGCATTTGCCTTGGCTTCGGTGCCCCtgcccgcctcgccggtgcgccgagggccgctcctcgagacTTTTCCGCTGGCTCGCAGTTTTGTTGCTTTCCCTGAGCAACTTGCCGACGCCAACGAGACGCTCTGGGCACTAGACATTACGCCGATCACCGCGCCGTACTATGCCGGCGCAGCTGGGAGTCGCAAACTCGACGATCTCGAGGCGGATTTGCACACACTGCAAAAGATCCGTGCGCCGTctcttgcgccgctcttgGGCTTTGTACGTGCCCCGCTCCGTACGCCTGAGCTTCCGCAGGCGAGTGCTCTGTGCATTGTACGCTCTGGTGCAGGTGCGTGGCGTATGAGCCAGCTTCTCGCGCAGtgccgcacgctgccgtGGCCAAGCGTGCGGTCGCACCTGCAATGCCTGCTAgatgcgctgcatgcgctgcatTCTGCGCAGCTGGTGCACCGCCAAGTCGCACTCGAGCACATCCTTTTGGAGCACGAGCAAGTACGCCTCTCGGGCGCCGTGtaccgccggcgcctgtgGGACATGCATCGCTCGAATTCATTAAATGCGATGCGTACAGAAGAGACGCCTGCTCCCGACCTATGGCGCTCGCCGGAAGCGATTAGCGATCCGATCAACTACTATGCGCCCCGCGACCTGTGGGACCTTGGCCGCTGTGCGTGCCAGATGCTGTTTGGAACGCACGTCATGTATACGTATGCATCGCCAGAGCAGCTCTGGGACTCGATGCAGGGCGAAGAAGTACGGGAAGCCAAGGCATTCCTGCAGCGGCTCATGCACCGCTCGCCGCAGGCTCGGGGTAccgctgccgagctgcgtacattgctcgacgagacgaGTGCGTCGCAATGGCACAGCGAAGTCGAGCCGGTCTCGCCTGCACGTACCGTGGCAGCGCGTGCGATGCATCAGTCATTGCGGCCACAGCGGCCGCCCCGCCATGCTCCTCAGCCCGAGCCCATCGGTTCGTTCTGGCAGCTACGCAacgtcgcgacgccgagctaCCAGCCCGTGTCGCGCTATCTGAGTGACTTTGAGGAAGTGGAATTCCTTGGGAAGGGCGCGTTTGGTGTGGTGGTCAAGGCCAAGAACAAGCTTGACGGTCGCTTTTACGCTGTAAAAAAGGTGCGActcagcagctcggcggccgaaGAAGAGCGGACGATGCGCGAAATCATGACCCTTTCGCGTCTCGACCATCCTCATATCGTGCGCTATGTGACGTGCTGGATCGAAGAAACGCAAGTGCCGAGTCTCTCGGCCATCGGGCCAGAGACCTCCTCGGAGATGGCCATGACGACGAGTCAGCAGATGGATGCGAGTGCCATTCGTGCACTGAACCGctttgcgccgcatgcCGTGGGCGGCGGAGGCAGCAACCTTGACGACTTTTTGTCGACAGACAAGCAGGATATCTCGGATCTGGACTCGTACATTGAGTTTGGCAGTGTCCATGACGACTCGAATGTCGCTAGCGAAGCCAATGAGAACCGCAGCAGTGCGCTTTGGGCTAGCCGCAGCGAGTCCAACTTGTCGGACAGCAgttcgtcgagcggcgcaagcttGGTGAGCCCGACGCCACCCGTGCCCATGTCTTCGTCGCAGGATCGCGGCAcaggcgcgacgcgtgtgCTCTACATTCAAATGGAGTACGTCGAGAACCAGACGCTGAGTGATGCGATCGAACGTGGTCTCtccgtcgacgaggcctgGAATATTTTCCGGCagatgctcgaggcgcttgtgCACATTGCGAGCGTCGGCATCATTCACCGCGACCTGAAGCCCAGCAATGTGCTGATGTACGGCAATGGCGATATCAAGATTGGCGACTTTGGCCTCGCTACGACCAACCTCCAGACGATCGAGACGGGGATGCGCGAGTCGGTGTCGAGCGAGCAGAGCGGCGACGACAAAGAGCTGACGTCGGGCCTCGGCACGTTTTCGTACATTGCGCCCGAGGTACTTGCAAAACAAGGCCTTAGCACGCGGTACAACTTCAAGGTCGACATGTTTTCTCTTGGTGTGATGTTTTTCGAAATGCTCGCATCGCAGCGGTACTACAAGACGACGATGGAGCGCAATCAGCTTATTCGCGACCTTCGGCAGCCGTCCATCGAGCTCCCTGCATCTTGGGACGAGGAACAGTTTCCCGCGCAGACGCAAATCATCCGTCAACTACTCAGTCATGACCCCTCGCAGCGTCCGTCCCCGATGGCGATGCTACACAGCCCCCTTCTTCCACCAAAAATGCAGGACGAGTACGTGGAAGAGCTTCTACGTCTCGCCGCAAGCCCGTCCAGCGTGCACCGTCACCAACTCATTGCATCACTCTTTTCCAAGACGACGATTGACGAAATTCGCGACTTTACCTTCGACACGGGTGCGCAGAGTGACGAAGACGACGTGttggtcggcgtcgtctGCCAGTACCTTCGCAGTGTCTTTCAAAAACGGGGTGCCGTGCCGGTGCATCCGCCCCTTCTTTTTCCGCCAAACGACGCGCTGATTGCCGAGACAAACGTTGTGAAACTGCTCGACAAGACTGGCAATGTGGTGTTGCTTCCGTTTGACCTTACT CGATTCGACATCGCAGATGTCTACCGCGAGAACCTCTTGGCCGGTGGCCAGCCTCGCGCGGTGCTTGCAGCGAGCTACGACATCGTGTCGCCGGACCCCGATTATGCTTCCGAGGCGGAAATGCTCGATGTCCTTGACGAGATCCTCGACATCCCCGGCCTCGCAGGAGAGCCGTGGGAGATGGAACTTGGACACGAGACGATTGTTGACGTGCTTCTGCGACGCTTCCCCGAACGCATTCGTCCTGCAATTGTGAGTGCGCTGCCTTTGCTACTGGTGCGccatgccgagcagcggactaagcagcagctcgcccagcTCGGTCTGACGGAagtgcagctcgacgatctTGATGCTTTGCATCTACGTGGTGACGTGCAGAGCACGACAGAGAAGCTCTTGACACTGCTTACACCGTCGGaacgcggcgcactcgcAGCGCCCATTGCAGCCATGCAACGCATCGCACAGCTTGCGCACCAGTTTGGCGTACGCCACAAGCTCCTTTTCATGCCACTCATTACGCATGGCCTTCAGCGGTACCAGCATGGCACGATTTTTGCCGTGGTCAAGCATGTAAATACCAAGCACCGCGAAGTGCTGGCGGTGGGTGGCCGGTATGATCAGCTCCTGGCTCGGTTTGCTTTCcccagcacgtcgaccaCGGCCGtcacgacgccgcgtgcggccggcgtACAGATCGCTGTGGGAAAGATTGTGGCCGCCCTGGCCAAGTACCAACAA CTCTGTACTCTGCTATGGGCAAACGGAATCAGTGCCGATATTCAGTACGAGCACAGTGCTGGCGAATCGCTCGAAATCACGACATCCATGTGTCGTGCAGAAGGCATTTTTTTCCTGATCCTCGTGCGTGCACACAGTCCGGTGCTCAAGATCCGGGAGGTGATTCCGCGGACAGAGCACGAGGTGGTGCGCGAAGAGCTCCTGCCATTCTTGCAGGACCGCATCGcacggcagcgacgcatTGATCTACACACGGCGGGCGGAACACAAGCGCGGCCGAGCCTGCCCGATCTGCAAGCTCGGCCAACGACGCTTGCGACCAAaggctcggcgtcggcctcTGCACCCGGACcgatgcgcacggtccCTGCATCCGAGGTGCACGTCTCCCTCCCTCCCCGTATGGAGCGGTCGCGGCGTGAGCGCCAAACCGAGCGTCGTCTCAagccggccgcgcggcaagcgctTGCGGAAAAAGCGGCGGCcgaagcggcgcgtctgACCGAGGTGCTTGCGACCGGCAAAGTCCCCGTATTTGCGGTCGACCTCTCTCCGCCCCTCTTGGCCCGCTTTGCCGGTGtcgcgaccgcctcggacgaggcTTTCCGTGCGCAAATGGCCGATGTGCCgcacgaggagcgcgaaTATGTCAAGGTGCTTCGTGCGCAAATTCTGCATGCAACACGTGCGGACGAAGGCAATGCAGGCGTGGGGAATGCAtcgcccgcctcgccctcgccgctgGCCGGGCGTGCGGACCCCATGGCATTGGCTGCTACCCCTATGCCCTATGGTCGTGTCTTGCTCTATTCCATTCGTGAAGGGCGTCTGCTCTTGACAGAATAA
- a CDS encoding uncharacterized protein (COG:S; EggNog:ENOG503NWAM) has translation MESDVRRAKKILDKFCPPGSVKGLDKVIPASVMRKAKGIAIFTVYRIGFLMSARAGTGVVLAKLPSGDWSPPTAIGIGGLGGGFNAGAEMVDCLIVLNSRAAVRSFMSVGSLQLGGNLALAIGPLGRSGEASAAMNADMKMAAMFSYSMSRGLYGGVTIEGTALLDRPDANATVYGRSIKPDEILKGDVDAPPFAVPLMTRLEEITGDGTTADTESLQSDSASELSVPPGSAAAYAPRTNRRAAPRPPTSSKPTRTAGMDDLDRQLQRTSISSEYDRPSQSRASYAPRPQASVDSYDSFARDAPAADEPSSGLNSYAPYKSRRPRRPIRPEPEDEWEPTAKPGSDDPFADPFEKPAARAPSAYAPSDDTSSFARESTASYAPYKSRRSKALIDLDQDEEDEDEEPPAPAPAPAPASQPPSLLPTELLEGDLVVALHDFEAQEPSDLSFKRGDIIRVLKRTDNESDWWTGELAAAFSSEKPESGMFPSNYTEPL, from the exons ATGGAGTcggacgtgcgccgtgcgaaGAAG ATCCTTGACAAGTTCTGCCCTCCGGGGTCGGTCAAAGGCCTCGATAAGGTCATTCCGGCAAGCGTCATGCGCAAGGCGAAGGGAATTGCGAT CTTTACGGTCTACCGTATCGGGTTCCTGATGAGTGCACGGGCCGGCACCGGTGTCGTGCTCGCGAAGCTGCCGAGCGGAG ATTGGTCGCCTCCTACGGCGATTGGTatcggcggcctcggcggcggattcaatgccggcgccgagatgGTCGATTGTTTGATTGTGCTCaactcgcgcgcggcggtgcgctcctTTATGTCGGTCGGatcgctgcagctcggcggtAACCTTGCTCTGGCGATCGGTCCGCTTGGGCGTTccggcgaggcgagcgccgcgatgaATGCAGATATGAAGATGGCCGCCATGTTTAGCTATAGCATGAGCCGCGGCCTCTATGGCGGTGTGACGATCGAAGGCACCGCGCTTTTGGACCGCCCTGACGCAAACGCGACTGTGTATGGCCGCTCGATCAAGCCGGATGAGATCCTCAAAGGCGacgtcgatgcgccgccgtttGCCGTGCCCCTGAtgacgcgcctcgaggagaTTACCGGCGACGGTACTACGGCCGACACAGAATCGTTGCagagcgactcggcgtcggAGCTGAGCGTACCGCCCggcagcgcagcagcgtACGCCCCTCGGACgaaccgccgcgcggcgccgcgtccgccgaCGTCGTCCAAGCCCACTCGTACTGCGGGCATGGACGATCTGGATCGCCAACTGCAGAGGACGAGCATTTCGAGCGAGTACGATAGGCCGAGCCAGTCGCGGGCGTCgtatgcgccgcgcccacAGGCCTCGGTCGACTCGTATGACTCGTttgcgcgcgatgcgcctgcAGCCGACGAGCCCTCGTCCGGTCTGAACTCGTACGCGCCGTACAAGAgccgccgcccccgccgccCGATACGGCCGGAGCCCGAGGACGAGTGGGAGCCTACCGCTAAGCCCGGCTCCGACGATCCATTTGCGGACCCTTTTGAGaagcctgcggcgcgtgcgccgagtgcgTACGCCCCCAGTGACGACACCTCGTCGTTCGCCCGCGAGAGTACGGCATCGTACGCGCCGTACAAGTCGCGCAGGTCTAAAGCCCTAATTGATCTAGAtcaggacgaggaggatgaggacgaggagcccCCAGCCCCCGCACCTGCCCCCGCACCCGCCTCGCAGCCCCCTTCTTTGCTCCcgaccgagctgctcgaagGCGACCTGGTcgttgcgctgcacgacttcgaggcgcaggagccgAGCGACCTATCGTTCAAGCGTGGCGACATTATCCGCGTGCTGAAGCGAACTGATAACGAGTCGGACTGGTGGACCGGTGAGCTGGCCGCAGCCTTTAGCAGCGAGAAGCCCGAGTCGGGCAT GTTCCCCTCGAACTATACCGAGCCACTCTAG